The DNA sequence AAAGAGGCATGAGTTAAAAATGACTTGCCATTCATTTCTCTCGAAATCCCGTTTCCAAGTACACTTAATGGAAGATAAGCAACTGAAGTTCCCGGTACATGCGACCAGTCCCAACCGTTTTCTACATAACCATTTGAACTGCGACTTACCGGATTTCCTGAGGTTAATAACTCCAAAGCTCCGGCAGAAGTATACCGCCCGAAAACATTTTCGGTTGCTGAATTTTCGAAATGCCAAATGTGCTTACTTGTTCCTTTTACGCTTGCCTGATAGCCGTTATATTTATGCACACTCAAACCTGCATATGGAAAATTAAATTGTCCTTCCGTTATTTCTGAAGAAGGGGTAATTCCTGAATTTAAAGTTTGTAAAATATCCCCCACTCCGCCAAGCGTATTAACCAATGTGATCGACAATTCGCTTTGTCTGAGCAAGGCAGTATTGGCGGTAGCAGAAAGATTCCACAATCGAACAAACTCCTTTCCGGCATCCAAATTAGTTATTGGATCTGTTACATATAAAAAGGCCATCGCTGCTCTCAAATCATTAACTGCAGTCGTGTTGGTTGGGAATCTTCCGGCAAGCCCCGAAGGAACTTCAAAATCCTTACTAAATTTACTATAGTTTAGAATGGCATTTTTTAAATTACTTTGCGCTTCTGTATTTAATTCATAGGCCGTATTCTTCAGCATCATATTCAGAATAGAAGACTGTTGTAAAGCATTTGATCCATAGGTATTAGAGTAGGCTCCTCTGTGATGGTAGGTGATAAAATCAGGTTTAATGCAATCGTTCCATCCATTGCTGATTTTTAGTGCATTGTCAATAAACCTTTTTAGAAAATCCATATTAGCAAGCTTTGTTATATCAGAATCATCTTGTGCAAGTACATAACAAAGCCGCTGTTGAAAAGAAGAACGAATGACATCTGTATTGAATCCGGGATTGGTAAACTTAAAATCCAAATAGTCGGGAGCTATAAAAGCGGTAAGAGCGTTCAGTGCTCCCATATGATGAGTAAACTCACCGGCAGCAACTAACTCTTCTTTCATCAGAAAAATGGCAGTAGCATATGCCGATGAGCGCAAACAGATACTACTATTAATAAGTACTTCTTCAGTTGCAGGAGCTGTCCGATAATTAAAATCAGTAGTACTGCTAATACCTTTTGCTTTCATATAGCTAAAAAGAGATAAGATCACCTCTCTAAGTGCAGTACTGTGGTAATCCGGATTAGGAATATTTACTGCCCCTTTTAGCTGGTAAAGAAATACCAAACGGATTAGTTTTTGCTCAACCAATACCTGATAAGCACTTTGGTCTTTACTTTTGGTAAAATCCCATACTGGGCCGGGATTGGCAAAATCATAAGAGGATAAATTTTTGGCGGCAATTCCGTTTTTCAAAAACCGACTGTACCTTTCATTTACCTCTGTTTTGGTATAATCAACATTTTCGTCCGTCAGCCAATCCTGATATTTTTTTCTAATTTTATTTACCTCACTGGTTTGCGCATAGGACAAATTGAACACTAAGACAACTAGCCATGCCACTATACTAGATTTTTTACACATGTTTGATTATTATTTGAATGATTAAACATTACATTTTATTCTTTATGACGAACCGAAATCGAAACTCCGTTACTACTTGAGAATAAAAAAAAAAGACAAAACTTAGTTGCCTACATAAAGTGTTTAACCACTAGATAGGTAACTAAATTTTGTCTTTGGAATTATTTTGGAAAAATACAACTATTTTTTCTGTCAGCGATTCGTTATGAGATTTTTTTCACAAAAGAGCCGTTTTTTCTTTTTGAAGAACTTTACCGGCACGTTTCGATCGTGTCAAAAACGAAAGTGATTGGCATTTAGCTGCTTTTGTTTTTTTTGAATTGTTTTTAAATGCTATTAAGTTCACCAAAATCTCCTGGCGGTAACTTTCAAGCATTCCTTTACTTTAGAGATTAATTGCCTATATTTGAAGTCTATTTCTATGACTAAAATGAGTACACCTTTCCAAAAAGCCAGCGAGTGGATCGATGCTGAAAACGCACAAGATCCTAACATTGAAACCGATCAAAACATCGAATATCCGAAAGAATTATTATACTCGGATCGCATGTACAAAAGGCTGATGCAGTTCTGTCCGGAAGCTTCAGAAGAGGTTCAAATTGCCTCAAAAGCACAGCATATCTGCCGATGGAAGGTTGCCCGTGAATCGTATCCTATGGATCGTGTTGGTTATTTAAGATGGAGAGAAGAACTGAAAAAATTCCATGCTGTAACTACGGCTGCAATTTTAGAAAAAGCAGGTTACGAAAGTACCTTTATTGACCGTGTGTCTTTTTTAATTGAAAAAAAACTACTTAAAAAAGATCTTGAAACACAACTATTGGAAGATGTTATCTGTCTCGTATTTTTAGAATACTACCTTGATCCTTTTGTGCACAAACATGATGAGGAAAAACTCAAAAATATCATCAAAAAAACCTGGGATAAAATGTCTGATAAAGGACATCAGGAAGCTTTAAAAATAAACTATACCGCAGCTAATCTGGAACTTATAAAAGCTTCGCTCGGGTTGTAATTACAGCATTTCTTTTTAGTATTTTTCATCTAAATGAAGCCTTTAAACAACGCTTCCCAAAGGCTGTACAATAAATTTAGTATTTACAGCCATAAGGTTACTTATGGATCAAGTGCAAAAGTTATGGAGAAGCGAAATCTCGCAAAGTCGCAAAGCCGCAAAGTTTAAAAAAAATCAAGTGCTCGTAAAAAGGGATCAAGTGCAAAAGTTGGAGAGTGGGCAAAAAGAAGTAATAAATAAAAGTACTTCGACTTATTCGATCCTATTGCTTTCTCAGTATAAAAAATCCGTTTTTATCAGCGTTTTTCTATTGCAAATCTGGATAATCCGCGTCCAATTCTACAGAATGGTTATACACACATGTTACAATTTAAATTCAGACACGGATTGAACAGATTCGTTATCACGAAGACACGGATTAAAACGGATTCAAAATTCTTTCTAATGAAATTTAAACAGAGACTTAACGAAATTTTTATTTTTTCCGCAACTTTTTAATTTACTCTTTTTTCGGCGAGTAGCGTAAAATGAACTTTCATCACTTATATGGTTTAAGTACACTTTTACTTAATCCTCAACTTTTGCACCTGATCCGTAAAAAGTTGGAATTTGGAATTTAAAAATATTGGAATTTTTCTTTTCTTTAAAAAAGCACTTCTATCATTTCTATTACCGGCACTTTGAGTGTTAAAATAATCCTATTTTTCTTTCATTACAATAAAACTTAACATTAGCGTATATTTTTATTGCTTATATTTACTTAACTAAGAATTAACGATTTAGAAACATTGTTAATTTTTTATCGGTCGTAATTTCACAAGATTCAACTTTAAAGTAAATACCATATGGAAAAAGAAACAGACGAAACTATCGCACAAAGTACTGACTTACCTAAAACAGATAGTGCTCCAACAGTTACAGAGGTAAAGAAAGCAGAAACTCCTTCTGCGACAACAGCTGCAAAAAAACCGGTAGCTAAGAAACCCGCTACCACCACTCCACCACCGGCTAAAACTACTACTCCAAGAGCTCTGGCAAAAAAAACTGCTACTACATCACCGACTAAAACTACAACTCCAAGAGCTCTGGTAAAAAAAGCGGCAACTACATCACCGACCAAAACCACTACTCCAAGAGCATTGGCAAAAAAAGCGGCGACTACATCACCGACCAAAACTACTACACCAAGAGCTTTGGCAGAAAAAATTATCAATCCTAAAGTGGTTGTGAAAGCTACAGTTTTGACAAATGCAGAAGACGATAATAAATCCAAGAAGACTGTCGCTGTAAAGAATGAAGAAACAGTTAAAAAGGATAAATCAAAAGATAAAAAGAAAAAGATGAAAGACAAGGAAAAAGAGAAAGCCAAAAAGAAACTAGCCAAGAAAAAAGAGAAAGCTAAAAACGACAAAAAGAAAGAAAAGGCTAAAAAGGCAAAACAAAAAGCTAAAGCCAAAAAGAAAGAAAAAGCGAAAAAAGCGAAACTAAAAGCTAAAGCAAAAAAAATTGCTAAAAAGAAAGCAAAAAAATCAAAATCTAAAAAGAAATAATACTACGAATGGGTTTGACTTTTAATAGTTGAACCCTTTTTTATGATTTTTAAAATTAAGCTTAGTTTTCTTTGTGTTTACTTTTTTTAACCGCAAGGAACGCAAAGGGTTTACGCAAGGAACGCAAAGTTTAATTATAACAGTATGGCTTCTTTTTAATTTTATACCTATTTTTTTTTCACCCAGATTTAGCAGATTTTTTTAAGAAGTAAATAGATCAGCCCAATCTGCTAAATCTGCGTGAAAAAGAAAATCTTTGTGAACCTTTACTTTATTTTTAATCTTAAAGGCAAGATTCGCTAAGATTTGCACAAAGTAGATAGAGGGTTTACGGAATACGAACTAAACTTATTTTGAAGTAATTTTAAAGACTCAAATTGCCAAAAACTTTTATCTCTTAGCGAACCTTGCGGTTAAAAACCAAATTAACAAGATTCTCTACTATAAATCCAAGTTCTGTAATATAAACTCATCATCAAAATGTTCTTTAAAATAAGAAATCAATTTGGAGTTGTTTTTAACCACTTCTCCAATCACGATAATTGCCGGTGCTGCAATTTCGTGCGCAGCAACCAATTGTGTTATTGAACTTACGGTTCCTATTACTTTTCGTTCTGTAGCTTTCGTTCCGTTTTGGATAATGGCGATGGGCAAATCATCTGTTCTGTTTTCTTTATAAATAGCAATGATTTCTTCTAATTTATGCATTCCCATTAAAATCACTACTGTCGCTGCCGATTTTGAGGCCAAATGAATGTCTTTAGAGAGTTCATGATTCGAAGTCGTTCCTGTAATCACCCAAAAACTATCTGCTATCCTACGTTGTGTCAAACTTATTCCAGCAGAAGCTGGAACTCCCAAAGCAGATGAAATTCCGGGAACAATATCGGTTTCTAAGCCCCATTTTTCTACATATTCAATTTCTTCACTTCCTCTTCCGAAAATGAAGGGATCACCCCCTTTTAGACGTACCACATGTCCATGACGGTTGGCCATTACAACAATCAATTCATTAATCTGATCTTGTGTATAGGCATGACAACCGGAGCGTTTGCCAACAAAAATAATTTCCGCATTTTTTGCATACTGCAACAATTCTTCGTTGACCAGAGCATCGTAGAGAACCACATCAGCACTTTCTAAAACTTTTATTGCTTTCAATGTAATCAATTCAACATCACCGGGACCTGCTCCTACAACCGTTAATTTTGGCGTTTTTACTTTTTGCATTTCTGTTAACTTATGTTGATATTAAAGTCGTTTAATTCGTCAGCCGAACTACTATTGGTAAGATGAAAGTTTTCACTTTCTTCAATCGTAATCACCTGATGTGGAATTTTAGCTAATAAATCCGTCACTTTCAATTGGTCTGAATCGATTGCTTCTTTTATAAGTGGCAGCATTTTTTTAGAATAAATTCCGATTAGTGAATGAATTTTACTAGCAGATGCAAAAACAGTAACTCCAGCTTCATCGGTATGTTTTGAAATTAACTCCGATAATAATTCAGTAGAAATCAATGGAATATCACAACTCAGGATCAGGTTAAATTCGGTTTTAGAATGCATCAATGCGGTGTAAATACCTCCTAATGGTCCTTTGTCGGTAATAATGTCCGGTATTTTTTTATAGGCTAAATAATCGTATTCGCTCGTTGTGGTAACCAATTTTATTTTTTGTGTAAGGGGTAAAACCGCCTGAATGATATGCTCAATAAAAGGTTTTCCCTGAAATAAAACCAATCCCTTATCAGATTGCAGGTCAGAGCTTTTTCCTCCACAAAGAATAAATACCGTTAACGCTTTCATAACAAAAAATTTATAGATTAGACGTTACTCAAAAACACTTATTTTTTACTTTTGATGAACATTGATCTCCGTAATTCCCAACGAAATTAAAAAACCAATTACCTCCTGTGTAATCAAAATCTCCGATTCAAAAACAAGATCTCCTTTGGCGATCGGTTGCAACTTAGAAGAAACACCAGCAAATTGTTCCGGCATAATGGTAATCAAAATCGATTTATCATTGGCCATAACATACTCTTCCGTAACAATTGTATCTGCGTTGTTTGGTATAAAAGTACCTAAAGCAACAAATACGGCTTCATTATTTTTTACATTTAAACTAAGACGATCTACAATCGGCATATCATAAATCAGATCGTATTGGTGTTTCTCACTGCGAATAAAAGCATAGCCTTCTACTGTTGACAATCTAAATGATGGTATTGCAATCGGTGCATATAGGGCTTCTCCCAAAACACAATCAAATGCTTTAGCTACAGAAATTTTTTGCAGAGGTGATTTTGAACTGGTTGCGTTCAAATCAGTTAAAGCTTTATTAACTTTTATCATTATTATAAATATATACTATGCTAAATACAGCTAAAAAACAGAGGTGCCTTTGCAATAGATCGTGTAAAAAAATCAGTCGTATTTTAATGTCTATAAAATTAGTCTAATTTATTCAAAATCACCATTTAAATTGAATGTAGTTTGGAAGCAAAGTCATTTTTTTAAGCTACACTTATGTCCTGCCTCCTGTTTTTTGTCATTTTTTAAGATCATTTAAAGAATTAAAAAATGAAAAACAAAGTACAAAATACTACATTTTAAGCTGTCATTAAAAAATAATATCACGCATTAAAAAAATGAAAAAACAAACTCCACTCCTATAAAAACCAACACTTTAAATACCTTCAACAAACTAAAAAACCACCCTCATTTTAACATTCAAAAAAAATAATTAAACTTTTTTTTGGATATTATTATATTAAAATTAACTTTGTCTATAGAATTAGTAGAGTTTAAAATCATATTTAAAACCAAAAGCACTATATTTTGAAAACAACTGAAAGCATTTCGTATTCCATTTTACTTAAAAAATATACATCTAACATTTTTTGTTATATGTGCTTCTGTTGCTAAACTTCGCCATTAATTCGTTCGCGCTGATTATTCTTTAATCACAAAAATCAATCTGATTTAAAAAACGAATCTTTTAAAAAATCATCACAAAAATATTTACTGAAATTACAAAAATCTGTTTGCTGCATTGCTTTGCACTAAACTGATTATTGAAACGATACCTACAATCCAAAAAAAAATTAATAACTAAAAAAACTAAAATGAAAAAAATGCAAGGCTGTTGCTGTAACTAAAAAAAAAGCCATTTCTGCGGCAACAGAAATGGCGAGGCTTAAGAACAACATTATCGTGAAATAAAGGAAACAAACAGAGAGTTGAAAAATCAACTTTCAAGGCTCCTTGTTAATTACTTAAAACCAATACAAAGAAATGAAAAAAATATTAAAGATATACTCATTGCTTTCTATCTTGCTGTTATCGGCAGGAATTAATGCCCAAAACACCACACCACTCATACAATCAAAGTTAGACGGAACCGTCGTAGATGACATTACTAATCAACCTATTATCGGCGCTTCTGTAACCATTAAGGGAACGACACACGGAGTTGTAACAGATACAGAAGGAAAATTCTTTTTTCAAACCGGTCAAAAATTTCCATATACTTTAATCGTAAGTTACATTGGATATAAAAAAACAGAAATAGTTGTCGAAGGAAATCCGGTAATTATAAACCTTAAAGAAGAGCGCCAGGAATTAGACGAATTAGTAGTTGTCGGATATGGTTCTCAGAAAAGAAAAGACATTACAGGAGCTGTAGCCTCAATTCCAAAAGCCAATCTTGCTCAGGTCACCTCATCAGCAGACAATTTATTGCGAGGAGCTGTTCCGGGTGTAGTGGTAACACAAAGCTCGGGACGTCCGGGTGCTTCTTCCAGCGTACGCATCAGGGGTGGAAATTCTATCACTGCCGGTAACGAACCGCTATACGTCATCGATGGCATCCTGGTTTACAATGACAATAGCAACGGTACAGCCGGAGTCGCTCTGGCCGGAGCAGGAGTTAACGTATTATCTACGATCAATCCTGGTGATATTGAGTCTATTGAAGTCCTAAAAGACGCTTCTGCAACCGCCATTTACGGCTCTAGAGGGGCTAACGGAGTAATACTTATTACAACAAAAAAGGGTACAAAAGGAGTAGACAGAATCTCTTATCAAGGTTATTTTGGGGTACAATCCGTATCTAAAAAACTAAATCTGATGAATGCTTCTCAATGGGCCAGTTTGCGTAATGATGTTCAGGCCAGTATCGGACAGGCGCCTTCTTTTACTGCCGCACAAATTGAAGATTTTAGAACTTCCGGAAATTACGACTGGCAATCTGCTGCATTTAGAACCGCAGCTCCAATTCAAAACCATCAATTGACTTTTTCAGGGGGTGATGACCGTTCGAGATATGCTATTTCAGCAAGTTTTTTTGATCAGCAAGGTGTTGTAATCGGGACAGATTTTAAAAGAATTTCCTTAAGAGCCAATTACGAAAGAAACTATTCTCAAGTTTTTAAGTTCGGGGTGAACATCAATTATACCAACTCCTCCTCAAATGGAATTGGCTCCTCCAATTCAGGAAGAGAACCAAGTCCGCTGATTAGTGCATTGTTAATTGCTCCCGTAGTTCCAATCAAAAATCCTGACGGAAGTTACAATGTCACCAAAAACCCCTACGCGACCTCAACAAACGGATATATTTCCAATCCGATCAATGATTTGGAAAATACGGTTAATGAAACCAAAATCAATAGAATCCTGAGCAGTTTGTTTGGGGAATATAAAATTACCAAAGAATTAATTGCTAAAGTTTCGGTAAGTGGCGATGTGATCAATACCAAACAAAATTATTACGCTCCTTCTTACACCACAACCGGAGCTTCTACCAAAGGATTGGCTTCAGTTGGTAACCGACTGGTAAGTTCTGTATTGAATGAAAACACGCTGAATTACAATACTCGTTTTGGAGAGAACCACAAATTTTCAGCTTTGGCCGGATACACACTGCAATATACCAAAGGTGAAGTGGTTACTGCCGGTGCCAACACTTTCGTGAATGATCATAATCTCTATAATGCCCTACAAGATGGTGTTCCGACAAAACCGTATAGTGATGCTTTTGAAAGTGTTTTGAAATCATGGTTAACAAGGGTCAATTATTCTTATAAAGACCGTTATAATTTTACTTTGTCTGCTCGTGCCGATGGATCATCCAGATTTGGTTCGGAATCACTTTGGGGGTATTTCCCGTCAGCTGGATTCTCATGGAATATTACAGAAGAAGATTTCGCTAAAAACTTAAAAGGAGTTACAGAAGCAAAACTTAGACTTAGCGCCGGAACAACAGGAAATCAAGAAATTGGAAATTATCTTTCTCTGGCTTCTATGGGTTCTGTTAACTATTCTTTCGGAGGCACCATCAACACCGGACTAGCCCCTACCCGATTGGCCAATCCCGATTTAAAATGGGAGAAAACAAATCAGTATAACATTGGTTTAGACCTGTCCTTATTAGACCGAAAAATAAATTTTGTTTTTGATGTTTACTACAAAAAAACCAATGATTTACTGATCAATGTACCCGTGCCGCTTACTTCAGGATATGCCACTGTACTTCAAAACATTGGAGGGGTTGAAAATAAAGGTATCGAGATTGGTTTGATCACCGAGAACTTAAAAACCGAAAACTTTTCCTGGAACTCTAATTTTGTGTTTTCGGCCAATAAAAACAAAGTCGTTGCAATAGGAAACGGAGTTACTCAATTTTTCCCTATCGTTCCAAATGGCTCTTTATTACAGCAACAACCCGTGATTGTAAAAGTTGGAAAACCTCTCGGGACTTTCTGGGGATACAGAACCAACGGTATTTTTCAGACTCAGGACGAAATCAATACACAACCTAAAATAAACAGTCTGGCCAATACCAAAGTTGGAGACCGCAAATATGTAGATACCAACGGAGACGGAATAATCTCAGCCGCCGACAAAGGAGATCTTGGAAGCTCACAACCCAAATTTGTGGGAAGTATCAGTAACACCATATCCTATAAAAATTTTGATTTGCAAGTTAATTTTCAGGGTTCTTATGGCGGAAAAGTTTTTAATGCCCTGAACCAACAACTGGAAATCTCTACACTTGGAACGAATGCGTCAACAGTCCTAAATGATCGTTGGACACCTGCAAATCAGAGCAATGAGATCCCAAGAGCATCGAGTTCTCCTCTGGCAATAGTTTCAGAACGTTATGTTGAAGATGCTTCTTTTTTAAGATTAAAATTAATCACTTTAGGTTACACCTTACCTAAAAGCGTTGCTAAAAAATTAAGAGCCAACAGTGTGAAATTTTATGTTTCTGCAGAAAACCTGATAACCTGGACTAAATACAAAGGCTATGACCCTGAAGTAAGTTCCTACGAACAAAACAATTTATATCCCGGCATTGACTTTGGCGCCTATCCAAATTCCAAAACATTCATTTCCGGTCTGAACGTAACTTTCTAAGTAAAAAATAAAACAATGAAAAAAATACTATACACAATTCTATTAGGTGCAAGTCTGCTGGTATCGTGCACCGATCTCGAGCTAACACCAATCTCATTTGTTACGGAAGATAAATACTTTGTAACGCAAGATGATGCAGTGGCAAGCGTAACAGCCGTTTATGCTTCCTTAAATAATGATCCTGGTGAACAAAGCTTATTTGGCAGAAATCTATATTTCCTTACCGACATGGCTTCTGATTATGCTGCTGCGGGAGTTTCTGCAACGAATCCACAAGTAAGAGCCTTGAGTAGTTTGACACATGATGCAACTACAGATCGTGTTCAGGTAGCTTGGCGTCAGATTTATGCCGGAATCAACAGAGCCAATGTATCGATTGACAATATTCCAAAAGTTTCTGGCTCGGAAGTAATCAAAACCCGATTGATTAATGAAGCAAAATTCATAAGAGCGTTATTGTATTTTCAAGCGGTTCGTCTTTGGGGAGGCGTTCCAATTGTTTTACATGAACCAACTTCTATTAATGTTGAAAGTTTAAAATCAAAAAGAGCAACAGTAGAGGAAGTTTACGCTCAAATTATCTCTGATTTAACAGCAGCGGAAAGTTTGCCAGCAGTTTATCCTGCAAATGATGCCGGTCGCGCTACATCAGGAGCTGCAAAATCATTGTTAGTAAAAGTATACATCACCCGAAAAGACTGGGATAAAACCCTTTCAAAATCTCAAGAAGTAATTAACGGGGGGTACGGATATGCTCTTTTTGAAAATTTTGCAGACGTATTCAACAAAGCCAAAAAGAATGGAAAAGAACATATTTTCTCTGTTCAATTCGAACCCAATCAGGCAGGAAACGGTTCTAGCGGCAGTACCTTTCAAGGAACTTCTTTTACCGGATTTACCGCAACAGAACCTGCAGATATTATTTCAGATGTCGCCTTATTTTATGACATCTATGCTCCTCAGGATACCCGAAGAGATGTGAGTTATGCCAAACAATTGTTCAATCCGGCGACAGGATCGTTATATACTTTTCCGAAACCGATTTTCAAAAAGTATCTGGACCTTACCAACCTGGCTTCTCCCGGTAATGTTGCCATTAATTTCCCGCTGATTCGATATGCAGATATTTTATTGTCTTATGCCGAAGCGATCAATGAAAAAAGTGGCCCGACAGCAGAAGCCTACGAATATTTAAATCAGGTAAAAAGAAGAGCTTACGGAAAACCAATATTCACTCCTGATGCAACGATCGATTATTCCGGATTAACACAAGCTACTTTCAGAGCGGCTATTCAGGAAGAACGCAAAAAAGAATTCGTTCAGGAAGGCCAAAGATGGTACGATTTAGTACGCTGGGGAACTCTGGTTACCGAAGTAAAAAAAGTTACTGCCAAAAACTCGGTTTCTGAGAGAAACAATTTATACCCAATTCCACAAAGCGAAAGAAGTATCGACCCAGTTGGATTACCACAAAACACAGGATATTAATTAACCCAAATAAACAACACCAATGAAAAAAGTTAAAAACAACAGTACAATCAAAAGTCCGCAAAAAGGACTTTTGATTACGGCTTTACTAGCCGCACAATTCGGATTTGCACAATTAAATCCTGACACCGAATTTAAAGGAACTATCGGAAAAACTTTAGCCGATTCCAAAGAATACTGGCCTGAGCCTGTAACGGCACCAAAAGGAGCACCAAACGTGGTATGGATCTTACTTGATGATGTTGGATTTGGAGCTGCAAGTGCTTTTGGAGGTCTAATACAAACACCAACTTTTGATAATCTGGCCAACAATGGTTTACGATACACCAATTTTCACACCACCGCAATTTGTGCTCCGACACGAGCCGCTTTATTAACGGGAAGAAATTCAGGAAGAGTACATGTTAGCGGATTTTCACACACCGTTTTGTCTGCCGGTTTCCCTGGTTGGGACGGAAGAATTCCTGCTGACAAAGGAACAATTGCCGAAATTTTACACGCTAACGGCTACAACACTTTTGCCGTTGGTAAATATGGTGTTACTCCTGATGAAGAGGCTACAGATGCCGGTCCGTTTGACAGATGGCCAACCGGTAAAGGATTTGATCACTTTTTTGGTTTCTTAGGTTCCCAAACCGATCAGTATAAACCGGATTTGGTAGAAGATCAGGCACACGTAACTCCGGACGGAAGACATTTAACGGATCAGATCACAGACAAAGCGATCAGCTATATTACCAAACAACAAAAAGCAGCTCCGGGAAAACCATTTTTCTTGTACTATGCGCCCGGAGCCGTTCACGCACCTCATCAGGTTGCAGAATCTTGGAGCGATCAATACAAAGGTAAATTTGATGAAGGCTGGGATGCTTATCGCGAAAAAGTATTAGCCAATCAGAAGAAATTAGGAGTAGTTCCTGCCA is a window from the Flavobacterium cupriresistens genome containing:
- a CDS encoding RagB/SusD family nutrient uptake outer membrane protein, yielding MKKILYTILLGASLLVSCTDLELTPISFVTEDKYFVTQDDAVASVTAVYASLNNDPGEQSLFGRNLYFLTDMASDYAAAGVSATNPQVRALSSLTHDATTDRVQVAWRQIYAGINRANVSIDNIPKVSGSEVIKTRLINEAKFIRALLYFQAVRLWGGVPIVLHEPTSINVESLKSKRATVEEVYAQIISDLTAAESLPAVYPANDAGRATSGAAKSLLVKVYITRKDWDKTLSKSQEVINGGYGYALFENFADVFNKAKKNGKEHIFSVQFEPNQAGNGSSGSTFQGTSFTGFTATEPADIISDVALFYDIYAPQDTRRDVSYAKQLFNPATGSLYTFPKPIFKKYLDLTNLASPGNVAINFPLIRYADILLSYAEAINEKSGPTAEAYEYLNQVKRRAYGKPIFTPDATIDYSGLTQATFRAAIQEERKKEFVQEGQRWYDLVRWGTLVTEVKKVTAKNSVSERNNLYPIPQSERSIDPVGLPQNTGY